Proteins encoded together in one Bacteroides zoogleoformans window:
- the mutS gene encoding DNA mismatch repair protein MutS, protein MSHEDIVLTPMMKQFLDLKAKHPDAVMLFRCGDFYETYSTDAVVAAEILGITLTKRANGKEKTVEMAGFPHHALDTYLPKLIRAGKRVAICDQLEDPKLTKKLVKRGITELVTPGVSINDNILNHRENNFLAAVHFGKGACGVAFLDISTGEFLTAEGPFDYVDKLLNNFSPKEVLFERGRRGMFEGNFGSKFFTFELDDWVFTETTAREKLLKHFEVKNLKGFGVEHLRNGVIASGAILQYLIMTQHTQIGHVTSLARIEEDKYVRLDKFTVRSLELMGSMNDGGSSLLSVIDKTISPMGARLLRRWLVFPLKDVSPIDERLDVVEYFFRQPDFKDLIEEQLHLIGDLERIISKVAVGRVSPREVVALKVALQAIEPIKEACMQADNASLNRIGEQLNICRSIRDRIDREINNDPPLLVNKGGIIKQGVNAELDELRRIAYTGKDYLLQVQQRESEQTGIPSLKIGYNNVFGYYIEVRNVHKDKVPQEWIRKQTLVNAERYITQELKEYEEKILGAEDKILALETQLYNELVQSLAEFIPAIQIDANQIARLDCLLSFATAARENNYIRPVVADDDVLEIRQGRHPVIEKQLPIGEKYIANDVMLDSNTQQIIIITGPNMAGKSALLRQTALITLLAQIGSFVPAESAHIGLVDKIFTRVGASDNISVGESTFMVEMNEAADILNNLSPRSLVLFDELGRGTSTYDGISIAWAIVEHIHEHPRAKARTLFATHYHELNEMEKSFKRIKNYNVSVKEVDNKVIFLRKLERGGSEHSFGIHVAKLAGMPKSIVRRADEILRQLEMENRQTGTVSGKTITEGASSAGGMQLSFFQLDDPVLCQIRDEILNLDVNNLTPLEALNKLNDIKRIVKGK, encoded by the coding sequence GCAGGCTTTCCCCACCATGCGTTAGACACCTATCTGCCCAAACTGATACGCGCCGGGAAGCGCGTAGCCATCTGCGACCAGCTGGAAGACCCGAAACTGACAAAGAAACTCGTGAAGCGGGGCATCACGGAGCTGGTGACACCGGGTGTATCCATCAACGACAACATATTGAACCATCGGGAGAACAACTTTCTGGCCGCCGTGCATTTCGGCAAAGGCGCTTGCGGAGTGGCTTTTCTGGATATATCCACCGGTGAGTTTCTCACAGCCGAAGGTCCTTTCGACTACGTGGACAAGCTGCTGAACAACTTCTCGCCCAAAGAAGTGCTTTTCGAACGAGGCCGGAGGGGTATGTTCGAAGGTAACTTCGGAAGCAAGTTCTTTACTTTCGAGCTGGACGACTGGGTGTTTACCGAAACCACCGCCCGCGAAAAACTGCTGAAGCATTTCGAAGTGAAAAACCTGAAAGGGTTCGGCGTGGAGCATCTCAGAAACGGTGTCATCGCTTCGGGGGCTATCCTGCAATACCTCATCATGACGCAACATACGCAGATAGGACATGTCACCTCGCTGGCCCGCATAGAAGAAGACAAATACGTCCGTCTGGACAAGTTCACGGTGCGCAGTCTGGAGTTGATGGGGTCGATGAACGACGGCGGAAGCAGCCTGCTCAGCGTGATAGACAAGACCATCAGTCCGATGGGGGCGCGTCTGCTGAGGCGTTGGCTGGTATTTCCGTTGAAAGATGTGAGCCCTATCGACGAACGCCTCGATGTGGTGGAGTATTTCTTTCGCCAGCCCGATTTCAAGGATTTGATAGAAGAGCAACTGCACCTGATAGGCGACTTGGAACGCATCATTTCCAAAGTGGCGGTGGGGCGTGTTTCTCCTCGCGAAGTGGTGGCTTTGAAGGTGGCTTTACAAGCCATCGAACCCATCAAGGAAGCATGTATGCAGGCCGATAATGCCAGTCTGAACCGCATCGGCGAACAGCTGAACATCTGCCGCTCCATTCGCGACCGCATCGATAGGGAAATCAACAACGACCCGCCACTGCTGGTCAACAAGGGAGGCATCATCAAACAAGGTGTCAATGCCGAACTGGACGAATTGCGCCGGATAGCCTACACGGGCAAGGACTACCTCTTGCAGGTGCAGCAGCGCGAAAGCGAACAGACGGGCATTCCCAGTCTGAAGATTGGCTACAACAACGTTTTCGGCTATTATATCGAGGTGCGCAACGTGCATAAAGACAAAGTGCCGCAGGAGTGGATTCGCAAACAGACGCTGGTCAATGCCGAACGTTACATCACGCAGGAACTGAAAGAGTATGAAGAGAAAATTCTGGGCGCGGAAGACAAGATACTGGCGTTGGAGACGCAGTTGTACAATGAACTTGTGCAGTCTTTGGCCGAGTTTATCCCAGCCATCCAGATAGACGCCAACCAGATAGCCCGGTTGGACTGCTTGCTCTCGTTTGCCACGGCAGCGCGCGAAAACAATTACATCCGTCCCGTCGTTGCCGACGATGACGTGCTGGAAATCCGGCAAGGCCGTCATCCGGTCATCGAGAAGCAGCTCCCGATAGGAGAGAAGTACATAGCCAACGACGTGATGCTCGACAGCAATACGCAGCAAATCATCATCATCACCGGTCCGAACATGGCAGGTAAGTCCGCTTTGCTCCGGCAGACGGCGCTCATTACCCTGCTTGCCCAAATCGGCAGCTTTGTTCCGGCCGAGAGCGCCCACATCGGTCTGGTGGATAAGATATTCACCCGTGTAGGCGCCAGCGACAATATCTCCGTAGGCGAGTCTACTTTTATGGTGGAGATGAACGAGGCCGCCGATATCCTGAACAACCTCTCTCCGCGCAGCCTTGTGCTTTTCGACGAATTGGGACGGGGCACTTCCACATACGACGGCATCTCCATTGCTTGGGCCATCGTGGAGCACATTCACGAACATCCCAGAGCCAAAGCACGCACGCTGTTTGCCACGCACTACCATGAGCTGAACGAGATGGAGAAAAGCTTCAAGCGCATCAAAAACTACAATGTTTCGGTGAAGGAGGTGGATAATAAAGTTATTTTCCTGCGCAAGTTGGAGCGCGGAGGCAGCGAACACTCTTTCGGTATCCATGTGGCGAAGTTGGCGGGCATGCCTAAAAGCATTGTGAGGCGTGCCGACGAAATTCTGCGTCAGCTTGAAATGGAGAATCGCCAGACTGGAACGGTGAGCGGAAAGACCATTACCGAGGGAGCCTCTTCGGCAGGGGGTATGCAGCTCAGCTTCTTCCAGCTCGATGACCCGGTGCTTTGTCAGATACGCGATGAAATACTGAATCTGGACGTGAACAACCTCACTCCGCTGGAGGCGCTGAACAAGTTGAATGACATCAAGAGGATAGTGAAGGGGAAATAA